The genome window CATCGAGGCCACCCCACCCGCCCCGACAGGCTGGGTGCTTCAGAACCCGGACAATGGCAACACATGGGTCACACAGGCGGTCTCTGGGCAGGGTTCGTGCGTAGGTGCGCGCACCTGGGCCATTGACAACTTCTCGGTGAACACGCCCGGTCAAGAGGACCGCTTGATCACCCCGCGCGTCGATTTGAGCGGCTCTGCAGGCACAAGGCTGAAGTACAAGCACGCCTACTCGGGCTACAGCAGCAGCTACTCCGATGGCTTGCGGGTGCAGGTGAGCGGCGATTGCGGCCTCTCGTGGACAACGGTCTTCGAAGCCTTCGGCGCGGCGCTGCAGACCAATCCGTATGTCACTTCCGCCTGGACCCCGACCACCTGCACCCAATGGCAGCAGCACGACCATGACCTCACCGCATACGACGGCGGGCAGGTGCTCGTGCGCTTCGTGGCCATCAATAATTACGGCAACTGGCTCTACCTCGATGATGTGGTGATTGAGCGCAATGGCGTGCGCGTAGCGCTCAAGCTGATGCTCGATGGCCCCTACGACTAGGCCACGGACCGCATGAGCGATGGCTTGCGTGTCGGAGGCCTTGTGCCGACGACCGAGCCGTACACAAGCGGGGGCTTCACGCAGGTATTCGGTGGCGGTGAATCCATCGCGCCAGCAATTCTCACCACCACTGGCGACGACGCTATCGTGGACTGGGTGCTGCTCGAACTGCGCGACGCTGCTTCCCCGGCTACCATCTTGGCCACGCGTGCCGCACTGCTCCAGCGTGATGGCGATGTGGTGGATACCGACCTCAACGGAAACGTGACCTTCAGGGCCAGTGGTGGCAACTACCATGTGGCCGCACGGCACCGGAACCACCTCGGCGCCATGACATCGGTGCCTCTCGCGCTTTCCACCACGCCCATGGGCATTGATCTCACCAACCCCGCCACAGCGACCTTCGGCACTGAGGCGCAGAAGCCGCGCGATGGCAAGACCATGCTTTGGAGCGGCGATGCCGTGCGTGATGGAACCTTGCGCTATACCGGCGATGGCAACGACCGGGACCCGCTCTTGGTGGTCATTGGAGGCAGCGTCCCCACCAGCGTAAGCGCCCCGGGATACCTGCAGGAGGATGTGAACCTTGACGGCGTGATTCGATACACGGGTGATGGCAACGACCGCGACCCAATCCTTGTGAACATCGGCGGCAGCGTGCCCACCAATACGCGCGTTCAGCAGCTTCCTTGATGACGATCAGAGCGAGCGCTTCTTCTTGAAGAAGGCCTTCATCAGGTCCGCGCACTGGGGCTCGAGCACGCCGCCCGTGACCTGCGTCTTCGGATGCAGCAGCACGCCGCCGATGCGCCGGTAGCCGCTCTTCTCATCGAAGGCGCCGAAAACGATGCGCCCAACCTGTGCCCAGCGCAGAGCGGCTGCGCACATGGGGCAGGGTTCCACAGTGACGTACACGGTGCAATCGGTGAGGTACTTGCCTCCGATGGCCTCCGCGGCGGATGTGATGGCCTGCATCTCGGCATGGGCCGTCACATCGTTCAGCTTCTCGGTGAGGTTGTGCGCACGGGCGACGATTCGACCGCCGCCCACGATCACTGCGCCGATGGGCACCTCATCCTGCTTGAAAGCCTGCTCGGCCTCCTTCAGTGCTTGGCGCATGAAGTGCTCATCATCGAGGACGAGCATCACTCCAGCACCAGGGTGGCGCGCTGTTTCATGCCATCGTGATGGGTGACATCAACCACGTACGGTCCTCGCTTCAGCATCGACACATCGATGGGCGCCTCGTGCAGGCTGATCGATGAGGTGAGCGCGATGCGGCCTGTTGCGTCGAAGAGCCGGACGATTGAGCCCGGCGTACCGGAGACGAGGATGTGCTCCGTGGCCGGATTGGGTGCTATGTGGATCGGTGCAGAGCTCGGCTCAGTTGCGCCGACGGAGAAGGTCGTTTCGCAATCGAGGTAATGCTCGATGTGCGAGCCGTCATCGATCACGATCGACTCATCACTTGGCAATCCCGGCGTCCAAGCGAAGAAGAAGAGCATCATCTCATCGGTGGTGGCCTCGCCGGCCGTCACCAGCTGCGGCGGGCTGTTGGGATTGCTCGGGTTCGCGCTGGTGTTGTCGTATACGCCTTGGCTGTGGATCACCGTCCCGGAGGGCAGGTAGATGGGATTCCGGAAGAAGTACATGTCCTGCCAGCGGAAGTCCCACTCGGGGATGTCGATCAGCGGCACCACTTCGCCGCCTGGCTTCACCGCCCAGCTCTTGAGGCTGCGGCAGATCAAATGGCCATGCGGCCCGATTGCGGTGATGGTGGCGTTCAAAGGAAGTACGTACTGCTGGTTGAAGGTGCGCACCTGATCTGCAAGGATCACCAGCGGGCCGTTGGTCATGCTCGCATGGCTCAAGATGGCATCGATGGCGAGCTCGCGCATGAATGGCGAAGTGCCTAAGCGAATATTCACGCGCGTGCTGTCGATCTCCACATCGCTCGTGGCCGGATAGTGCACCTGGATCACGATGTCTGCATTCGCCAGCAATTTGATGCCCATGCCCGGCGGGGTGAAGAAGGGCTCCGATCCAGGCACCCAGATGCCGATGAGGTCCGCCCCGGTCACTCCGATGCCGCCGAAGCTGGTGTAGCCCGGAGCAGGGTCCTGGGCATCAAGCTGCTCAGCCTGCCCGGTGGCATCCTGGAATACGAGCACATGGTGCACCATCTCGCGGTTGCCGGGCACCACCTCCATACCGGTGATCCAGCTGTTGGTGGGGTTATCAATCGGCAGCACGAAGCAGCGGTAGAGGTCGGACGTGGATGATGGGATCGCGAATTCCTCCATGATGGACGTGATGTCCGGGTTGCTGATCACGGGTTCGTTGGAGTAGATGGGCGGGGGCGGAGCATTCTGAGGGTCGCCTTCGGGCGCTCCTCCGGCCACCCACGCCGCAATGATGTCGATCTCATCCTGAGTGAGCAAGCGCTCATGCGCCAATGGGCGATACTCCTCGTCCGGCGGCCAGGGCGGCATCAGCCTGGCCTGGGTGGCCGCCTGCATCTCGTTGCGCCACCAGTAGGCATCAACATAGGTGGTGAGGCTGAAGTGCGCCGGGCCTCCGTCGTGGTGGCAGGGGGCGCAGTGCGAGTACACGAGGCAGGCCACGTCATCGCTCCAGGTGGGCGTTTGTGCGCTTGCCTGCCGCGGCATGGCGAGCTGAATGGCAAGGGCCATCAGGCAAATGGAGAGGTGCTTCTGCATGCGTGCTTCGATGAATTCGGTGGTCAACGGTTCAATTCCTCCATCCCGGCATGCACCGGGAACTCCTCTCCAACGAGCACCCCTTCGGCGCCCGGCTTGATGTCCTTGATGTTCAGCTGCGTGCTCACGCGGCCCTGCCATTCGTGGTCCTCGATCGCGTAAAGCACGCTGAATGGTTGTCCGCTCTTCACGAGGTCGATCCAGTGCGCTTGCTTGAAGGCGATGGCATCGAAGGATCGGCGGGTATCCTCAGGATGGGTGAGGCGCATCTTCAGATGATGCTCGCCCACGAGGCGTGCGCTGCCGGTATCCACCACGCCGCGTCCGAGGAAGACGGGCCGCATGTTCCCGGGTCCGTAAGGGGCCATGTGCCGGATCACGCGCAGGAGCCCATCATCGATCGCGTCAAGGCGCAGCTCCAGGTCAACGTCCTCTTCGGGTACGCGCTGCTCCGGCTTGATCATCTGGCGCACCGCGGCATCGAAGCGCTCGCGGAAGGACTGAACGTTCTCCAGCGGCATGGTGAGGCCGGCGGCGTACATGTGCCCGCCGAATTGCTCCAACAGGTCGCTGCATGCGCTGACGGCTTCATACACGTCGAAGCCGCGCACGCTTCGGGCGCTGCCTACCGCCTTGCCGTTGCTCTCGGTGAGCACCACCGTGGGCCTGTAATGCTTCTCCACCAGACGCGATGCCACGATGCCCACAACGCCCTTGTGCCAGCTCTTGCTGAACACCACCGTGCTCCACGCATCGCGCAGCCATCCGTCGTTGGTGAAGCAAGCCAATGCTTCCTCCGTGATGCTCCGATCCAGCTCCTGCCGGTGGCTGTTGTTGCCATCGACCAGCGCCGCGGCTGCTGCTGCGTGCTTCTCATCGTGCGCGAGCAGCAGCTCCACGGCCTGCCGCCCGTGCTCGATGCGGCCGGCGGCATTGATCCGCGGCCCGATGGCGAAGACCAGGTCGCCCACGCCGAGGCGCTTCTTCACGCCAGCCATGCCCATGATCGCGCGCACGCCGTGGCGCGGCTGATCGTTGATCTGCTTCAAGCCGTGATGGCAGAGGATCCGGTTCTCGCCCGTGACCGGCACGATGTCGCACGCCGTGCTGATGGCCACCAGGTCGAGCGACGATTCGAGGTCTTCGAAGGGGATGCCGTTGCGCTGCGCGAAGCCCTGCATCAGCTTGAACCCGATGCCGCAGCCGCTCAGTTCTTTGAAGGGATAGGGGCAATCGGGCCGCTTGGGGTCGAGCACGGCCACCGCCTTCGGTAATTCGGCGCCTGGCAGATGGTGATCGCAGATGATGAAGTCGATGCCGCGCTCAGTGGCATAATCCACTTTGTCGTTGGCCTTGATGCCGCAGTCGAGCGCGATGATGAGCGCGGCCCCTTCTTCGGCAGCCTTATCGATGCCCTGGAAGGAGACCCCGTACCCTTCCGAGTAGCGATCGGGGATGTAGAAGCTGAGGTTCCCTGTGAAGCGCGCGAGGAAACCGAATACGAGTGCTACGGCTGTGGTGCCATCCACATCGTAATCGCCATAGACCATGATGCGCTCGTTCTCGCCCAGTGCGCGCTCGATGCGTTCCACGGCTGCTTGCATGCCGGCCATCAAGAAGGGGTCGTGCAGGTCGGTGAGCATGGGCCGGAAGAAGTGCGAGGCCATCCGTTTATCGGCTATGCCGCGCTGGGCCAAGAGGGTTGCAGCGCTCGCCGGGCAGCGCTCATAAGTGAGGCCTGCCACGGCCTTCGCCTCGGGCTCGGGCCTCAGGCGCCAGCGCTTCGTCGGGGTCGGCATGCGCCGAAGATAACCGGGGTGGCTGAACGCTGCGAGGCCCCAGCCGCTTTCGCGGTGGGGCCCCGTAGCCTAAGGCGTTCCGCCTTCAGCAGCAGGCGTTGGACGCGGCTCCTTAACGGTATCCGTTGATGTAGGCATTGGCGATGATCTCGCTCTCGCGGATCAGCCCCTGCACGATCTCCCGGATGACGTCGTCGAGCTGTTGGTCCGAGTAGCGGTTCAGGTCATTGTACACGTGCGTTTTCCGCTTGCTGCTCTTGATGAAGGCGATCTTGTCCTTCTTCGTCATGGGGCCTTCTACGGCGATGCCGGGAAAAGGATCGCACCCGGTGAAATGGCAGCGGCGGCACCCTCCCGGATGCCGCCGCTCCTTCACCGAAACCGGGGGCCATGGCAGCGCGGGCCCCTATCGCGTACGGTTCAATCAGGCCAGGCCCGTAGGGCTCATGGCACGCAAGCCGTGCATGAGGCGGAGGGCTTGCAGGTAGCGGTCCAGGTCGCCGGCGAGCAGAAGGGCTTTCGCGGCGTTCTTCAACTTCATGTAGCGGTTCATGCTCTAGGGGGAGTTGGTTCCGGATGGATAACTGCCAACCGCCGTGCCAAAGTGTGCGGGCCGATGCCCGACTCCTACTTTCGGCGTCCCCGATAGCGGGACAACGGAGATGCAACGTGCGGCCTACCTGGTAGGTATTGCAGGAGGGAGCGGGTCGGGCAAGACCAGCCTGGTGCGGGCGCTGCGTGAGGCTCTGCCGCCGGGGATGAGCTGCACGGTCTCGCAAGACGATTACTACCACCCGAAGGAGCAACAGGCCATTGACCCCAATGGCCGCATCAATTTCGACCTGCCGACGGCGGTTGACCTCGACAGCCTTGCGCAGGACTTGAGAACGCTGGTTTCCGGGGTGCCCATCCTGCGGAAGGAGTACACCTTCAATACCGAAGGCAAGGAGCCGGAGATGATCGAGCTGAAGCCCGCGCCCATCATCCTCGTGGAAGGCTTGTTCGTGCTGCACCATCAGCCGGTGCGCGACCTCTTCGACCTGCGCGTGTTCATCGATGCCAGCGAGGCGAGCCAGCTCGAGCGCCGCTTGAAGCGCGATGCCCGCGAGCGCGGCTACGGCGAAGCCGATGTGCGCTATCAATGGGAGCACCATGTGCTGCCGGCCTATCGCGAGTTCCTGCTGCCCTATCGGCACCTCTGCGATCTGCACGTGGTGAACGAGTTGGGCTTCGAGCGGGCCGCGCGGGTGCTTCGCGATCACTTGATGAATGCCGCCCGCCAGCACGAGCCGGCGGTTCAGCTCTGATACAAGCGGTGCTCGCGGATGTAGTCGAGCACGGCCGGGGCCAAGGTGCCCACCGGGATCCGGCCCGCCGAGAGCTCCTCGCGCATCCGGGTCGATGAGGTATCCATCACCGGCGCGCCGTGCAGTGCCATGATTCGCGGATGCTCATGGAATGCCGACATGGCTTGGTGCAGGTCGGCGCCAGGCCGGGGGTACACGAGCAGGTGGTGGTGCGCGAGGATTCCCTCAGGGTCCTTCCAGCGGCTCAGGCTCGCGAGGTTGTCGCTCCCGATGATCAGCACGAACCGATGCTCGGGCCAATGCTCGCGCATGGCCCTCAGGGTGTCCACCGTATAGCTCGGCGTCGGTTGGCCCAGCTCGAAATCGCATACCGCGATGCCGGTGCGTCCTTCGATGGCCAGCCGCGACATGGCTACGCGATGGTGATCGGCACTGATCGGCTGGTGCCGCTTGAAAGGATTGAGCGGGGTAACCACCAGCCACACCTGGTCGAGGCCCTGGGTGCGGAGCATGTGCTCGGCCACGGCGACATGCGCCCTGTGCGGCGGGTCGAATGTGCCGAAGAGCAGTCCGACCTTCATCGGGAAAGGAAATCGCGCACCAGCGCCTCGGCTTCGGCGCAGGCACCGATGAGGTCGTCGTTCACCACGGTGCGGTCGAAGCGCGTCGCGTAGGTGAGTTCGTGCGCGGCTTTGCCCACGCGTTTCGCGAGGCTCTCCGGCGTTTCCGTGCCGCGGGCACTCAAGCGATGCTCCAAGGCTTGCAACGATGGGGGCGCGATGAACAGCGCCAGCGCATCCTCACCGAATTCCTTCTTCAGGTTGAGCCCGCCCTCCACATCCACATCGAACACCGGATGCCGGCCTTCGCCCTGGATCCTCAGCACCTCATCGCGCAGGGTGCCATAGTATCGGCCGGGGTACACCTCTTCCCATTCCACGAATTCGTTGGCGGCGATGCGGCGCTTGAATTCCTCTTCTGAAAGGAACCAGTAATCGTGGCCGTCGCGCTCGCTGGCGCGCATGGGCCGCGTGGTGGCGCTCACGCTGAAGGCAAGGCCCAGCCCGCGATCCATCAGGTGCCGAACGATGGTGGTCTTGCCAGCGCCCGAAGGGGCCGATACGATGATGGCCTTGCCCTTCATCAGAGCACGTTGAGCAATTGCTCCTTCACCTTTTCCAGTTCGTCCTTCATGCGCACCACCAGGTGCTGCATGGAGGCATCATTGGCCTTGGAGCCGATGGTGTTGATCTCGCGGCCCATCTCCTGCGCGATGAAGCCGAGCTTGCGGCCTTGCGGCTCCGTCAGCGCGAGCGTCTCGGCGAAGTGACCGCAATGCGCGCTCAGGCGCACCTTCTCCTCGGTGATGTCGAGCTTCTCCAGGTAGTAGATCAGCTCCTGCTCGAAGCGCGACTCGTCCACTTCGGCCTTCAGGTCGGCGAGCTTGCCGCGCAGGCGCTCGCGCGTGCGGTCCTGGCGGCCGGCATCGAGCGCGGCCACTTGATCGAGCAGCGATGCGATGCCTTGTGCGCGCTGCTTCAGTTCCGTTTCGAGCTTGGCGCCCTCGTTGGCGCGGAAGGCCTTGAAGGAACGGAGCGCGTCAGCCACGAGCGCGCGCACGCCGGACCATTCCTCGTCGTCGGCGCGGTCGCTGGTGGTGGTGCTCACATCGGGCAGGCGCAGCACTTGCGCGAAGAGGTCGGTGCTGACTTCCGGCGCGGCCTCGTCTCGGATGGCCTTCAGCTCGGCATAATAAGCTGCTATCAGCTCGCGGTCGAAGCTGGTGTGCTTGGTGGCGTGCAGCGATTCGGCGCTCACGAACACATCCACTTTGCCGCGCACGAGCTCTTCGCCCAGCGCTTGCCGCAGCTCCTGCTCACGATCGCGGTAGATGCTGGGCAGCTTCAGCAAGAGGTCGAGCTGCTTGCTGTTGAGCGCGCGGATCTCGACGGTGACCTTGCGGTCCTTCACCACGCCCTCGGCGCGGCCGAAGCCGGTCATGGATAAGAGCATGCGTTCTGTTGAGGCGTCAAATGTACCCGGACCTACTTCACCCGATCCGCGCGGCTCACCAGATGAACGCCCGTGAAGATCAGCGCTGCGCAAAGGCCCTGCTGCCAACCGATGGAGGCGTCATATGAACCCGGGATGCCTATGCGCTCTGGGCCGATGCGCATGAAGAGCCAGGTGATCGCCGCCGCGAGCACCGGCTGCATGTACACATAGATGCCCACCACGCTCGGGCTCACCACCCCCAGTGCCCAAGTGTTCAGCAGGTAGGCCACGAAGGTGACCATGACCACCACGAAGGCCATGGCCAGGATCACGGGAGCGCTGAGCGACGACCAGGCCACTTCATCGAACTCGCCCAAGCCGAATGGCAGCACGATCACCAACCCGATCAAAAAGCACCACGACATCACCGTCACGGCCGAGTACGTGCGCATGAGCGGCTTCACCAGGACGAGGTAGAGGCCGTAGCTGATGGCGTTGATCAGGATGAATGCGTCGCCCAGCATGGTGGCTCCTGAAGCCATGCCCGTCGGCTTCAGCAGGATCAGCGCGAGCGCACCCGCAGCGCCGAGCAGCACGCCGAGCAGCTTCGTCCGCGTGATGCGCTCGCCGATGAGCACGCCGGAGAGCACCAGCACCAGGATGGGCGTGGCCACCATGATGATGCTCGCGTTGATCGGCGAGGTGCGCATGAGGCCGTGGAAGAACATGAGCTGATTGAGCGCCACGCCGAACACCGCGCATAGGAGCAGGCGCCCCGCATCGGACCAGGCCACGCGCTCCGGCCGCAGCGCGCGCAACAGCCAGAAGAGCAGCGCGGCCCCGATCACGCGCAGCAGGATGAAGCCGCTGGCGCCGATCACCGCCGGCATCAGCCCTTTGGCCACGACGTAGTTGATGCCATAAATGGCATTCACCGCGAAGAGGGCGAGGTGGGCGCGCGATCGGCGGTCCATGTGCGGCGGCGAAAGTGCGCACGGATACCTTTAGCCCGAACCCAGAGCGATGGAGCGCAGCGCGCAGGCAGCCGAACAGGATTTCCGCAGCACCTTCCGGCTGCGCCGCGTGCTCATCCCCATCCTCATCGGCATCGTGGCGGCGGGCTGGCTCCTTTGGCGCGATCTGGCCAAGGAGCGCTACGAGCGCATCGGCGAAGGATCGGGAGATCACACCTGGCACGACGCCAACGGCAATGGCATCGTGGACGTGGCCGACCCTGCAGAGTTCACCGAGGTGGGCAGTGGTCTGGGCGACTACCGGCGCATGACCGCCCGCGAAACGCTCGGCAGCATCAACTGGACCTGGCACAGCACCGGCTGGATCTTGATCGCGCTAGTGGCCACGGCCTTCCGCGACCTCGGCTACATCTACCGCATCCGCGTGCTCAGCGATGGCCACTTGAGCTGGAGGCAGAGCTTCAATGTCACCTTCCTCTGGGAATTCGCGTCGGCGCTCACGCCTTCTGTGGTGGGAGGCAGCGGCGTGGCCATGTTCATCATCGGGCGTGAAGGCATCGCGCTGGGCCGGGCGACGGCCATCGTGCTGGTCACCGCCCTGATGGATGAGCTGTTCTATGTGATCATGGTCCCAATGGTCTTCCTCGCTGTGGGCATGGATCATCTCTTCCCGGATTCGCTCGACCACGCCTTTTGGGGATTGCCGGTGCGCACCATCTTCTGGGCGGGCTACGGATTCATCCTCCTGCTGGTGGCCATCATCTTCTACAGTGTCTTCTTCCGGCCCCGCGCATTCAAATGGCTCTTGCTGCGCGTGTTCAAGCTGCCCTTCCTGCGCCGTTGGCGGCCGCAGGTGGTGAAGGTGGGCGAGGATATCGAGGTCACGGGCCTCGAATTGCGCGGCAAGCCCAAACGCTTCTGGGCGAAGGCTTTCGGTGCCACCTGCTTCTCGTGGGCCAGCCGCTTCCTGGTCATCAACCTCATCACAGCGGCCTTCTTCGCCGTGGATGACCACCTGCTCCTGTACGCACGACAGTTGATCATGTGGGTGATCCTGCTCATCAGTCCCACTCCGGGGGGCAGCGGCATCGCCGAGATCGCTTTCGCGGGCTTTTTCCGCGACCTGCTTCCTACGGTTGGCTTCCTCGGTGCCATCGCCATCCTGTGGCGGTTGCTCAGCTATTATATCTACCTCTTCATGGGCATGGTGATCCTTCCGCGCTGGTGGCGGAAGACGGCATCCAAGGGATAGCCCTCTACCTTCGGCCCCGCGCCTCCGGCAACAAGTCTTCGGCGCGCCCTGCATGAAATTCGGCGTCGTCACCTTTCCCGGGAGCAATTGTGATGAGGACATGATCCACGTGCTGGAGAAGCACTTCCAGCAGCCGGTGGAGCGCCTCTGGCACAAGGAGCACGACCTCAAGGGTGTGGACATGGTGGTGCTGCCCGGCGGCTTCAGCTATGGAGACTACCTGCGCAGCGGCGCCATCGCGCGCTTCTCGCCCATCATGCAGGAGGTGGCAGCCCACGCCAAGAAGGGCGGACTCGTTTTCGGTGTGTGCAACGGGTTCCAAGTGCTCTGTGAAGCGGGCCTCGTTCCCGGCGCTTTGCTGCACAATGCCGGACAGAAATTCATCTCGAAGAACGTCTTCATCCGTCGCGGCACGGGCGATACCGCGCTCACGAATGCGGTGCCCGACAAGGCGCTGAGGATCCCCATCGCCCACGGCGAAGGCCGCTACCACGCCGACGCCGATACGCTGAAGGCCCTGAAGGACAGCGACCGCATCCTCTTCCGCTATTGCGACGAGCAGGGCAAGGTGACCGAGGAGGCCAACCCTAACGGCAGCAAGGACAACATCGCCGGTGTGTGCAACAAGGGCCGCAATGTCTTCGGCATGATGCCGCACCCGGAGCGGGCGTGCGATGAGCGTTTGGGGAATACCGACGGGCGCAGCCTCTTCGAGTCGCTGCTGAAGGGAGTGATGGCCTGATCAAGGCACCACGCTCCTGAGCACCGGCCTCAGGCTCTTCGTCTTCCACAGGTCGATCGTACCAGAAGCTGGGGCAAGGTCGGCGCCCTTCCAGCCTGCGAACTCGTGCCCGGCTGCAACGCGCAGCTCGATGCGCACAGGTACGCCATCGAAGCAGCGCATGGTGTGTTTCCCCGGTGAGAGCTGCAAACCTTCGATCAGCAGTTCGCCTTGATCCGCGCGAGGTGCCTCTACGACTGCTTCGCGCAAGCGCCGCCCCGTATGCTTGGCCAGGTGTGCGAATAGATGCACAGGCCGTTGCGCCGCGAAGCCTTTCATCTCGGCGAGTGATGCTTCCGGCGTGGGCATGTCGAGCTGCAGGTCCCAGCGCTTGAAGTCGGCGGCGAGTTCGGCGGCATGCGCGCGGTAGAGGCTGTCGGCTATGGCGGGGACCAGTGCGAACGCGGTCGCCTGCAGCGCGGTGATGCGCGCCAGCAGACGCTGCTGCAAGTCCGTGTGCGCGAGAAGTTGCGGCACGAAGGGCGTTTCGGGCAGCACGGCCAGCGTCATGCGCTGTACGCTGTTCTCGTTCGGCGGCGCCCACAGGTCCATGTCGAAGAGCACCCAGCGCCAGCGGCCATCGCGCTCACGTGGCCGATAGCAACGCACGTTCAGCTCATGATCGGCGCGGCCTGTCCACAGGTCGATGCACGCGAGGTCGATGAGGCTGCGCGTGTCGATCATGGCCTCGATGCTGTCGACGGATGCTCCTTGCACAAGCAGTTCATGCGACCGGAGGAAGTGGTCGTCCTTGCCGCTGCGCTCGGTGGCGGCTGGTCCTTCCAGCACATCAAGCGCCTCCGAGCCGCTGCGCTGTTTCAGCCATTCGGCATCCTTTGCGGGCATCCAGCGGTAGAGGCCCCAGTAGTCGCCGTTGAGATAGAGTGGCTTCGCTACGGAGGGCTGCACGAGCAGGTGCAGGTTGAAGCGCTGCACGAGCTGCTCCATCACTGCGTTGCGCAGGAATGCGTTCGGAGAGGCATCGGCGCGGAGGACGCCCTCATGCACGCGCGTGCCATCGCTGAATGCGAAGCCGCCCTCCGGACTGTCGTAGCGATCACGCGCGTGCAGCTTAAAGGAGCGCTTGCCCAGGCTGCGCGAGCCGCTTCCGAAGAGTCGCGCGCCAACAGGCTCCGCAACGCTGTCGATGCGGAAAATGGCGCTGCGCTCCCAAGCCAACCCACGCCGCGTGTGATTCTGCGCCGCGCCGGGGTTATAGATGCCGGTGCTGTCACTCCAGAGGTCTTGCGGGTCGAGCGCGAGTGTGAAGCCATCGCCAGCGTGTCCGTTCGCAGGAACAAGGAGCACTGCTTCCTCGCCAATCAAGAGCTCCTTTTGTACAGCGATGGCGCGCACAACGCTGCCGGGTGCAATGTCAACGGGCTCAGAGTACTGGGCCGCGACACTATCGTGCGGATCGCTGCCATCAATGGTGTAGCGGACTTCGCCTTCCGCAGTTGCGATCAAGCGGCCTTGCGCATCGAGCTCGAGTTGCGGCTCACGGCTGAAGCTGCGTGCGAAGCCCACCGGCCGGTTCGCTTCACCCGGCGTGGGTTGCGCGAAGAGGCTCCAGGCCTTGTGGCCATCGGGCATGCGGCCGATGCTGGTGTTGGCGCGCAACGCGGGATAGGTGAAGAGGTCGGCGATGCTCAATCCATCGGGTGCGATCAACAGCACCGCGCCTCCTTGCTTCTCCAAGGTGAAGCCGAGATGTTCCGGACCGCGGTCGGGTTTCGCGTCGCACAGCAAAAGCAGTTGGCCCTTGGCCGGAATGCGCAGCGGCGCATCGATCACGTGCTGCTTGCCGTTGATCGCGATGCGCCAACCCAGGAGGTCGATCGGCTTCGTGCCGGTGTTGAAGAGCTCGATCCAATCGGGGCTGTGCCCATCGGCATCAACGTAGCAGCCGTGGTTGCTGGCGCAGAGCTCGTTGATGAGCGGAGTGATTTGCGCACTGGCATGAGAGACGCTCAGAAAGGCCAGTGTTGCGATCAGGATCCTCACAGCGTGGTGATCAAACCTCCGAAATCCGGCGTTTGCCGGGATGCTGACGTGTATCCCAGAATCCCACGATCTGAAGCTCCGTGCCTTTGATCCGGAAGCACATCAGGTTGTGCTTCGTGACCAGCGCTTCCCGTGTCCCCTTTCTTCCTTTGCGAGACATTCCGGGGAAAATGCGCAACATGCGAATGGTCGAGTCGGTCTTGCGCACGAAGTTCTGCGCATCGCGCTCCGACCAGGTCGCCCGCAGGTAAGCGACTACTTGGTGGAAACTCGCTTCTGCCGTTGGCGACCAGCGGACGGTTTCAACCATTTGGAATAGCGTGCCATGACCT of Flavobacteriales bacterium contains these proteins:
- a CDS encoding YicC family protein: MLLSMTGFGRAEGVVKDRKVTVEIRALNSKQLDLLLKLPSIYRDREQELRQALGEELVRGKVDVFVSAESLHATKHTSFDRELIAAYYAELKAIRDEAAPEVSTDLFAQVLRLPDVSTTTSDRADDEEWSGVRALVADALRSFKAFRANEGAKLETELKQRAQGIASLLDQVAALDAGRQDRTRERLRGKLADLKAEVDESRFEQELIYYLEKLDITEEKVRLSAHCGHFAETLALTEPQGRKLGFIAQEMGREINTIGSKANDASMQHLVVRMKDELEKVKEQLLNVL
- a CDS encoding DMT family transporter, encoding MDRRSRAHLALFAVNAIYGINYVVAKGLMPAVIGASGFILLRVIGAALLFWLLRALRPERVAWSDAGRLLLCAVFGVALNQLMFFHGLMRTSPINASIIMVATPILVLVLSGVLIGERITRTKLLGVLLGAAGALALILLKPTGMASGATMLGDAFILINAISYGLYLVLVKPLMRTYSAVTVMSWCFLIGLVIVLPFGLGEFDEVAWSSLSAPVILAMAFVVVMVTFVAYLLNTWALGVVSPSVVGIYVYMQPVLAAAITWLFMRIGPERIGIPGSYDASIGWQQGLCAALIFTGVHLVSRADRVK
- a CDS encoding flippase-like domain-containing protein is translated as MERSAQAAEQDFRSTFRLRRVLIPILIGIVAAGWLLWRDLAKERYERIGEGSGDHTWHDANGNGIVDVADPAEFTEVGSGLGDYRRMTARETLGSINWTWHSTGWILIALVATAFRDLGYIYRIRVLSDGHLSWRQSFNVTFLWEFASALTPSVVGGSGVAMFIIGREGIALGRATAIVLVTALMDELFYVIMVPMVFLAVGMDHLFPDSLDHAFWGLPVRTIFWAGYGFILLLVAIIFYSVFFRPRAFKWLLLRVFKLPFLRRWRPQVVKVGEDIEVTGLELRGKPKRFWAKAFGATCFSWASRFLVINLITAAFFAVDDHLLLYARQLIMWVILLISPTPGGSGIAEIAFAGFFRDLLPTVGFLGAIAILWRLLSYYIYLFMGMVILPRWWRKTASKG
- the purQ gene encoding phosphoribosylformylglycinamidine synthase subunit PurQ, with translation MKFGVVTFPGSNCDEDMIHVLEKHFQQPVERLWHKEHDLKGVDMVVLPGGFSYGDYLRSGAIARFSPIMQEVAAHAKKGGLVFGVCNGFQVLCEAGLVPGALLHNAGQKFISKNVFIRRGTGDTALTNAVPDKALRIPIAHGEGRYHADADTLKALKDSDRILFRYCDEQGKVTEEANPNGSKDNIAGVCNKGRNVFGMMPHPERACDERLGNTDGRSLFESLLKGVMA
- a CDS encoding CotH kinase family protein, which gives rise to MRILIATLAFLSVSHASAQITPLINELCASNHGCYVDADGHSPDWIELFNTGTKPIDLLGWRIAINGKQHVIDAPLRIPAKGQLLLLCDAKPDRGPEHLGFTLEKQGGAVLLIAPDGLSIADLFTYPALRANTSIGRMPDGHKAWSLFAQPTPGEANRPVGFARSFSREPQLELDAQGRLIATAEGEVRYTIDGSDPHDSVAAQYSEPVDIAPGSVVRAIAVQKELLIGEEAVLLVPANGHAGDGFTLALDPQDLWSDSTGIYNPGAAQNHTRRGLAWERSAIFRIDSVAEPVGARLFGSGSRSLGKRSFKLHARDRYDSPEGGFAFSDGTRVHEGVLRADASPNAFLRNAVMEQLVQRFNLHLLVQPSVAKPLYLNGDYWGLYRWMPAKDAEWLKQRSGSEALDVLEGPAATERSGKDDHFLRSHELLVQGASVDSIEAMIDTRSLIDLACIDLWTGRADHELNVRCYRPRERDGRWRWVLFDMDLWAPPNENSVQRMTLAVLPETPFVPQLLAHTDLQQRLLARITALQATAFALVPAIADSLYRAHAAELAADFKRWDLQLDMPTPEASLAEMKGFAAQRPVHLFAHLAKHTGRRLREAVVEAPRADQGELLIEGLQLSPGKHTMRCFDGVPVRIELRVAAGHEFAGWKGADLAPASGTIDLWKTKSLRPVLRSVVP
- a CDS encoding type II toxin-antitoxin system RelE/ParE family toxin; the protein is MVETVRWSPTAEASFHQVVAYLRATWSERDAQNFVRKTDSTIRMLRIFPGMSRKGRKGTREALVTKHNLMCFRIKGTELQIVGFWDTRQHPGKRRISEV